From the genome of Amia ocellicauda isolate fAmiCal2 chromosome 14, fAmiCal2.hap1, whole genome shotgun sequence, one region includes:
- the LOC136768297 gene encoding zinc finger protein 239, giving the protein MAEPYTEGSTQGLGALRSDTAGSMVMPKVIKSDPELDCTHTVDLCRTQSLGSECGPSAAGAEPVSPRTQCGASLLSDHIKTEDDTLECVYTVEPRTQTPFRDALSHLKIDKITHSAWDLWPEPPVAGQCDPESAALRTGLSGGSDSAVRRESPSSQRRQLRPRPPRPPLSSSSPSSKQRPHHQPQSRKSFTGSSEVIRQHRSRREKLFNCAQCGKRFSQSTDLNTHQRIHTGERPYCCAQCGKSFSQTASLHTHQRIHTGEKPYCCARCGKRFSHLASLNTHQRTHTGDRPYGCAQCAKRFSQVAHLNAHQRIHTGERPYCCGQCGKSFSRADTLNAHQRIHTGERPYCCGQCGKSFSRANNLHTHQRTHAR; this is encoded by the coding sequence ATGGCAGAGCCATACACTGAGGGGTCGACACAGGGACTCGGGGCACTGCGAtctgacactgcagggtcaatggTCATGCCAAAGGTCATAAAGAGCGACCCTGAGCTGGACTGCACCCACACTGTGGATCTCTGCAGGACCCAGTCTCTGGGAtctgagtgtggacccagtgcagCTGGTGCTGAGCCGGTCTCTCCCAGAACACAGTGTGGAGCCAGTCTGCTGTCTGATCACATCAAAACAGAGGACGACACACTGGAGTGTGTTTACACAGTGGAGCCGAGGACACAGACTCCCTTCAGAGACGCACTGAGTCATCTCAAAATTGACAAGATTACACACAGTGCCTGGGACCTGTGGCCTGAGCcccctgtagctggacagtgtgacccAGAGTCTGCTGCCTTGAGGACAGGGCTCAGTGGGgggagtgacagtgcagtgcGTAGGGAGAGTCCATCATCTCAGCGCAGACAGCTGCGTCCCAGACCCCCTAGACCACCGCTCTCCTCTAGCTCCCCCTCCTCAAAACAGCGTCCCCATCACCAGCCCCAGAGTAGGAAGAGCTTCACAGGGTCATCTGAGGTTATTAGGCAGCACCGCAGTCGCAGAGAGAAGCTGTTCaactgtgcccagtgtgggaagaggttCTCTCAATCAACTGAcctcaacacacaccagcgTATTCACACGGGAGAGAGACCCTactgctgtgcccagtgtgggaagagtttctctcAGACAGCTAGTCTCCacacacaccagcgcattcacacaggagagaaaccgtacTGCTGTGCTCGGTGTGGGAAGAGATTCTCTCACTTAGCTAGCCTCAACACACATcagcgcactcacacaggagaCAGACCGTAtggctgtgcccagtgtgcaaaGAGATTCTCTCAAGTAGCACACCTCAAcgcacaccagcgcattcacacgggAGAGAGACCTTACTGCTGTGGCCAGTGTGGCAAGAGTTTCTCTCGGGCAGATACCCTCAACGCACACCAGCGTATTCACACTGGAGAGAGACCTTACTGCTGTGGCCAGTGTGGCAAGAGTTTTTCTCGGGCAAATAACCTCCACACACACCAGCGCACTCATGCAAGATAG